The following are encoded together in the Pseudoalteromonas piscicida genome:
- a CDS encoding DUF3083 family protein — protein MASMNLNRVYISTKARNNHYILAEFKPDDAFYACFDSSNACYERLSRQLFALCDEYELHNVHVIANDKLPVVRYHDEAYTMQTEKQILFFYNPKFHEAHQTYLNDGYQARKIRLLFLATGNELRANAATFHSKVKKVLDALKEGFSPVEPQFRVRDHQHLTYDLFAKAKGDKESYGYKLRALYPRYQARNCTLPEEYSEMTYATFNIPVSRAIKTEFQSQMRPGDYQQFYRTIEDAFLSSCADKQLNMVAMVADGRLPIVRSAKIDKSDTNRELQKLSFDISSGDNQIYSLFNEANLVDTIRFVIVANDKDKKDMGYGRFMNHVETAIKRFVAQLPVNVEKQDINVRFFQHISYDY, from the coding sequence AATTTGAATCGTGTTTATATATCAACTAAAGCTAGAAACAATCACTATATTCTTGCTGAGTTTAAACCGGATGATGCATTCTATGCATGTTTTGACTCCAGCAACGCGTGTTACGAGCGTTTGTCTCGCCAGCTATTCGCGCTGTGTGACGAATATGAACTGCATAATGTACATGTAATCGCAAACGATAAATTGCCAGTGGTGCGTTACCACGATGAAGCCTATACCATGCAAACGGAAAAGCAGATTTTATTTTTCTATAATCCTAAGTTCCACGAAGCGCACCAAACTTATCTCAATGACGGGTACCAAGCGCGTAAAATCCGCTTATTGTTTTTAGCCACAGGAAATGAACTGCGCGCGAATGCAGCAACCTTCCACAGCAAAGTGAAAAAGGTGCTAGATGCGCTTAAGGAAGGGTTTTCTCCGGTAGAACCTCAGTTTAGAGTGCGAGACCATCAACATTTAACCTATGACCTATTTGCCAAAGCGAAAGGCGACAAAGAGTCGTATGGCTATAAGTTGCGTGCACTTTACCCACGTTATCAAGCCAGAAACTGCACGTTACCAGAAGAATATAGCGAAATGACTTATGCGACCTTTAACATTCCAGTGTCACGTGCAATAAAAACAGAGTTCCAAAGCCAAATGCGCCCTGGTGATTACCAGCAATTCTATCGCACAATAGAAGATGCATTTCTTTCTTCTTGCGCCGATAAACAGCTCAATATGGTAGCAATGGTAGCCGATGGCCGTCTGCCTATCGTCAGAAGCGCCAAAATCGATAAGTCCGATACTAACCGAGAGCTACAAAAACTGAGTTTTGATATCAGTTCAGGTGACAATCAAATTTACTCATTGTTTAACGAAGCAAATTTAGTGGACACCATCCGCTTTGTCATTGTCGCCAATGACAAAGACAAAAAAGACATGGGATATGGCCGCTTTATGAATCATGTAGAAACCGCTATCAAGCGATTTGTCGCTCAACTCCCTGTTAATGTTGAAAAGCAAGACATCAACGTACGCTTCTTCCAACATATTAGTTACGACTACTAA
- a CDS encoding electron transfer flavoprotein subunit alpha/FixB family protein produces the protein MSVLVIAEHENGVLKPETAKVVAAATKIASGVTVLVVGHNIAEAANHSAQIAGVQKVVAVDDASFEHQLAENTSELVVELASNFSHILFSASTTGKNIAPRVAALLDKSQISEIIDVIDADTFKRPIYAGNAIATVKSLDSQKVITVRASAFDAVETQAACDIENHSKSIASQVSEFVSIEQTESERPELTAAPVVISGGRGMQNGENFALLNGIADKLGAAIGASRAAVDAGFVPNDMQVGQTGKIVAPNLYIAVGISGAIQHLAGMKDSKVIVAINKDPEAPIFQVADYGLVADLFDALPELEQAL, from the coding sequence ATGAGCGTATTAGTTATTGCTGAGCACGAAAATGGCGTATTAAAGCCGGAAACCGCTAAGGTGGTTGCTGCTGCAACAAAGATCGCAAGCGGCGTTACCGTATTAGTTGTAGGCCATAACATTGCTGAGGCTGCCAATCACTCTGCGCAGATCGCTGGTGTGCAGAAGGTGGTAGCCGTTGACGATGCTTCATTTGAGCACCAATTGGCAGAAAATACATCTGAGCTCGTTGTTGAATTAGCTAGTAATTTTTCACACATTTTGTTTTCAGCATCTACCACAGGTAAAAATATCGCGCCACGTGTGGCGGCGTTACTCGATAAATCACAGATCTCGGAAATTATCGATGTGATTGATGCAGATACCTTTAAGCGTCCAATTTATGCGGGTAATGCGATTGCGACTGTGAAATCACTAGACTCACAAAAAGTTATCACTGTACGTGCATCAGCATTTGACGCCGTTGAGACTCAAGCTGCATGCGACATTGAGAATCACTCGAAAAGTATTGCCTCTCAAGTGAGCGAGTTTGTGAGCATTGAACAAACTGAATCTGAGCGTCCGGAATTAACTGCCGCACCGGTTGTTATTTCAGGTGGCCGTGGTATGCAAAACGGTGAAAACTTCGCCTTGTTAAATGGTATTGCCGACAAACTAGGGGCCGCTATTGGTGCGTCTCGTGCAGCTGTTGACGCGGGCTTTGTACCTAATGATATGCAGGTTGGCCAAACCGGTAAGATTGTGGCACCTAACTTATATATTGCAGTTGGGATCAGCGGCGCTATTCAACACCTTGCGGGTATGAAGGATTCTAAGGTCATTGTCGCCATCAACAAAGACCCAGAAGCGCCTATTTTCCAAGTAGCTGATTATGGTCTAGTTGCGGATCTATTTGATGCGTTACCGGAGCTTGAACAAGCACTGTAA
- a CDS encoding VOC family protein, producing MLTGLNHITIAVSNLNTSLDFYCGLLGFELWVTWDKGAYLMLGDVWLCLSLGEISPSSDYSHIAFSVAAEDFTTFSKTILENGVGLWQQNSSEGDSLYIYDPDHHKLEIHSGSLQSRVKSLQRQPYSGLTWYKKL from the coding sequence ATGCTTACAGGTTTAAATCACATCACAATAGCAGTATCTAACCTAAACACGTCACTTGATTTTTACTGCGGCTTGCTAGGGTTCGAGCTTTGGGTTACTTGGGACAAAGGGGCGTATCTAATGCTTGGCGACGTATGGCTTTGCTTATCTTTAGGGGAAATATCTCCAAGTTCAGATTACAGCCATATAGCGTTCAGTGTTGCTGCCGAAGACTTTACGACTTTTTCTAAAACGATATTGGAAAACGGGGTTGGCTTATGGCAGCAAAATAGCAGCGAAGGAGACTCGCTCTATATTTATGACCCCGATCATCACAAACTCGAGATCCATAGCGGCAGTTTGCAAAGTCGGGTAAAAAGCTTGCAGCGCCAACCGTATTCAGGCCTTACTTGGTATAAAAAATTATAA